A single window of Rhodococcus jostii RHA1 DNA harbors:
- a CDS encoding thiolase family protein, whose protein sequence is MRDAVIVEAVRTPIGKGKPSGALHGVHPVDLLAHSLSTLVERTGIDPALIDDVIGGTVTQVGDQSQNITRSALLAAGFPESVPGTTVDRQCGSSQQAVHFAAQGVMSGAYDIVVAAGVESMGRVPMGSSSIGRETMGVGFERRYPDGLVPQGISAELIAARWGLSRTQLDEFALRSHQKAAAATSAGNFAKELAVLPELSVDEALRPDTTLDALAGLRPAFRSDFYEERFPQIDWSITAGNSSPLSDGSAALMITTSEIAGRLGLRPLARLHSFAVAGDDPLMMLTAVIPATRKVLQRSGLDISDIDLFEVNEAFASVVLAWAADTGADLDRVNVHGGAIALGHPLGASGARIMTTLVNAMEQRGARFGLQTMCEAGGLANATVLERLV, encoded by the coding sequence ATGAGAGACGCCGTCATCGTCGAGGCCGTCCGCACGCCGATCGGTAAGGGTAAGCCCTCGGGCGCCCTGCACGGAGTGCACCCCGTCGACCTTCTCGCCCACAGCCTGTCGACCCTCGTCGAACGCACGGGAATCGATCCCGCACTGATCGACGACGTCATCGGCGGCACCGTCACCCAGGTCGGGGACCAGAGCCAGAACATCACCCGCAGCGCGCTTCTGGCCGCCGGATTCCCCGAATCCGTACCCGGAACGACCGTCGACCGGCAGTGCGGCAGCAGCCAGCAGGCCGTGCACTTCGCAGCGCAGGGCGTGATGTCGGGTGCCTACGACATCGTCGTCGCCGCCGGTGTCGAATCGATGGGCCGAGTTCCGATGGGGTCCAGCAGCATCGGACGCGAAACGATGGGTGTGGGCTTCGAGCGCCGCTACCCCGACGGCCTCGTCCCGCAGGGCATCAGCGCCGAACTCATCGCCGCCCGGTGGGGACTGTCCCGCACCCAGCTCGACGAGTTCGCCCTGCGCAGCCACCAGAAGGCTGCGGCCGCAACGAGTGCCGGGAACTTCGCGAAGGAACTCGCCGTCCTGCCGGAGCTGAGCGTCGACGAGGCCCTCCGGCCGGACACGACGCTCGACGCGCTCGCCGGCCTGCGACCGGCGTTCCGCAGCGACTTCTACGAAGAGCGGTTCCCCCAGATCGACTGGTCGATCACCGCGGGCAACAGCAGTCCCCTGTCCGACGGAAGTGCGGCGCTGATGATCACCACGAGTGAGATCGCGGGACGCCTGGGACTGCGGCCGCTGGCCCGGCTCCACAGCTTCGCCGTCGCCGGCGACGACCCGCTGATGATGCTCACCGCCGTCATTCCCGCGACACGCAAGGTGCTGCAGCGCAGCGGACTCGACATCTCCGACATCGATCTGTTCGAGGTCAACGAGGCGTTCGCGTCGGTGGTCCTGGCCTGGGCGGCAGACACCGGAGCCGACCTGGACCGCGTCAACGTGCACGGCGGTGCGATCGCACTCGGACATCCACTGGGGGCCAGTGGCGCCCGCATCATGACCACGCTGGTGAACGCGATGGAGCAGCGCGGGGCCCGGTTCGGGCTGCAGACCATGTGCGAGGCCGGCGGACTCGCCAATGCCACGGTGCTCGAACGACTCGTGTGA
- a CDS encoding MFS transporter, translated as MALNSQVREEVRLGPLLTVLSGASFVASLDLFVVNVAFGDIAASYPGYSLGDLSWVLGGYAIVFAALLVPLGRWADRVGRRRGFLLGLALFTAASAACALSPSLWLLVAFRLLQAVGAAALTPASLGLLISTVPEARRAGAVRIWAASGAAAAAFGPVVGGLLVEASWRWAFLINVPIGIAFLIATVRLVPDFRPAARDADLDLFGAALLTVGIGALALGLVQGPDWGWGDPRIALAFTVAAVSVALFWWSNSRQREPLIEPAMLKVRTFAWSNVTALAFSAAFAAGLLANILWLQQVWGYSALLTGLAIAPGPLMVPVFAVVGQFLSRTFSAAAVTAAGSALWAAGAVLVLSSVGREPQYASELLPGWMIAGVGVGLALPTILSSATAGLPQSRSATGSAVVTMSRQIGTVLGVSMLVAILGTTTGYADTHSAFQLAWSAVAAAAVVAALAATRMNPPREYLSTARG; from the coding sequence ATGGCCCTCAATAGTCAGGTGCGTGAGGAAGTGCGGCTCGGCCCGCTCCTCACCGTCCTCTCCGGCGCGTCGTTCGTCGCCAGCCTCGATCTGTTCGTCGTCAACGTCGCGTTCGGCGACATCGCGGCGAGCTATCCCGGGTACAGCCTCGGCGACCTCAGCTGGGTGCTGGGCGGCTACGCGATCGTGTTCGCCGCCCTCCTGGTTCCGCTCGGACGCTGGGCCGACCGCGTCGGCCGCCGGCGCGGATTCCTTCTCGGGTTGGCGCTGTTCACCGCGGCCAGCGCGGCATGCGCGCTGAGCCCCTCGCTGTGGCTGCTCGTCGCCTTCCGACTGCTCCAGGCCGTAGGTGCGGCCGCCCTGACCCCAGCCAGCCTGGGACTGCTCATCAGCACGGTCCCCGAAGCCAGACGTGCGGGCGCGGTCCGGATCTGGGCCGCGTCAGGCGCCGCGGCTGCGGCCTTCGGACCCGTGGTGGGTGGCCTGCTCGTCGAGGCGTCGTGGCGCTGGGCCTTCCTGATCAACGTCCCCATCGGAATCGCGTTCCTGATCGCCACCGTCCGGTTGGTCCCCGACTTCCGCCCGGCCGCCCGCGACGCGGACCTCGACCTGTTCGGAGCTGCGCTACTGACCGTCGGTATCGGCGCCCTCGCACTCGGACTGGTCCAGGGACCCGACTGGGGTTGGGGCGACCCCCGAATCGCGCTCGCCTTCACCGTCGCTGCCGTGTCCGTCGCACTGTTCTGGTGGAGCAACAGCCGACAGCGTGAGCCGCTCATCGAACCCGCCATGCTGAAGGTGCGCACGTTCGCCTGGTCGAACGTGACCGCGCTCGCGTTCAGTGCCGCCTTCGCGGCCGGCCTGCTCGCGAACATCCTGTGGCTGCAGCAGGTGTGGGGCTACTCCGCGCTGCTGACGGGTCTCGCGATCGCGCCGGGCCCGTTGATGGTGCCGGTGTTCGCGGTGGTCGGCCAGTTCCTGTCCCGCACGTTCTCGGCCGCAGCGGTCACCGCGGCGGGCAGTGCCCTGTGGGCGGCCGGTGCCGTGCTCGTTCTCTCGTCCGTCGGGAGGGAACCACAGTATGCGTCGGAACTGCTGCCCGGCTGGATGATCGCCGGTGTCGGGGTCGGACTGGCGTTGCCGACGATCCTGTCGTCCGCCACCGCCGGACTACCGCAGTCGCGCTCGGCCACCGGTAGCGCCGTCGTCACCATGAGTCGTCAGATCGGAACCGTGCTGGGTGTGAGCATGCTGGTCGCAATCCTCGGTACGACCACCGGTTACGCAGACACCCACTCCGCGTTCCAACTCGCCTGGTCGGCGGTGGCCGCGGCGGCCGTCGTCGCCGCACTCGCCGCCACACGGATGAATCCACCCCGTGAGTACTTGTCAACCGCCCGCGGTTGA